The following is a genomic window from Planctomycetota bacterium.
GGACGTTCTGGCGCTCGAAGGGGACTCCAGCGACAACATCCCGGGGGTGCGCGGGATCGGCCCGAAGACGGCGGCCCAGCTCGTCCGCGAGTTCGGCTCGGTCGAGGGGATTCTGGCGAATCTCGATCGCGTGAAGCCCCGCGTCCGGGCGCTTCTGGAGGCCGAGCGGGAGCAGGCGCTCCTGTCCAAGAAGCTCGCCGCCATCCGGTGCGATCTCGACCTTCCCTTCGATCCGGCCCGCTTCGCGCGGCGCGATCCCGACCGCGCGGCCCTCATCGAAATCTTCACGGAGCTGGAGTTTCACCGCTTCCTGCGAGAACTCGAGGCCGAGGCGCCGAGGCGCCGGGCGGCGCCCTCGGAGGGGTACCGGCTGATCCTGACGCGGGAGGAGCTGGAGGCGCTGGCGGCTTCGCTCCGGGGGGTGCCGCGCCTCTCGGTGGATCTCGAAACGACGTCGCCCGACCCGATGCGCGCGCGCATCGTGGGGATCTCGCTGTGCGCCCGGGAGGGGGAGGCCGCCTACGTGCCGGTCGGCCACACGTACCTCGGCGCGCCGCCGCAGCGGGCGCTGGAGGAGGTCCTGGAGGCGCTGCGGCCGATCCTCCAGGATCCCTCGGTGGGCAAGATCGGCCAGAATCTCAAGTTCGACGCGCTCGTGCTGCGGCGGCACGGCGTGGAGCTGGCGCCGATCGTCTTCGACACCATGGTCGGGGCGTATCTGGTCAATCCCGATCAGGGGCCGTTCAACCTGGAGACGCTGGCGCGCCGCTTCCTGGGCCACGACAAGCTCCTTTTTGAGGACCTCGTGGGCCGGGGAAAGGGGCAGCTCACGTTCGATCAGGTGCCCGTGGAGCGGGCCCGCGACTACAGCGCCGAGGACGCCGACCTGGCCTTCCGGCTGACGCCGATCCTCGAGCGCAAGGTCCGGGAAGACGGCATGGGGCCGCTTCTGGAGGAGATCGAGCTTCCCCTGATCGGCGTGCTCGTGGAGCTGGAGCGCAACGGGGTCCGGATCGACCCCGCCTACTTCGCGTCCCTTTCGCGGGAGTTCGAGAAGCGGCTGTTCGAGATCTCCCGCGAGGCGTTCCGCTTGGCGGGCGAGGAATTCAACCTCGATTCGCCGCGGCAGCTCCAGCGGATTCTTTTCGAGAAGCTGAAGCTGGCCCGCGGGCGGCGGACGAAAACGGGCTTCTCGACGGACGTGGCGGTGCTCGAGAAGCTGGCCGCGGAGCACGAGCTGCCGGCGCGGATTCTCGAGTACCGGGCGCTGGCCAAGCTCAAGAGCACCTACATCGACGCGCTTCCGGGGCTCGTCCATCCGGAGACGGGCCGGATCCACACCTCCTACAATCAGGCGGTCGCCGCCACGGGCCGGCTTTCCTCGAGCGAGCCGAACCTCCAGAACATTCCCGTCCGCACCGCGGAAGGCCGGCTCATCCGCAAGGGGTTCGTGCCGGAGCCCGGGCGGAAGCTCGTGGGGGCGGATTACTCGCAGATCGAGCTTCGTCTCCTGGCGCATCTTTCGGAGGATCCCCGCCTGTCGGCAGCCTTCCACGAGGGGCGCGACGTTCACGCGGCGACCGCCGAGGAGATCTTCGGGACCTCCGATCCCGAGGCGCGCCGGCGCGCCAAGGCGATCAACTTCGGCATCATCTACGGAATGAGCGCCTTCGGTCTGGCTCAGCGGCTGGGGATCGACGCGCGGCTGGCGCAGGAATACATCGACCGCTACTTCGCGCGCTACCCGGGGGTGCGCGCGTGGCTGGACGGGACGCTGGCGGAGGCGGAGCGGCAGGGATACGTCCGCACCCTCTTCGGCCGTCGGCGGTACGTTCCCGAGCTTCGGTCGCGGAACCGCACGATCCGGGGACAGGCCGAGCGGGTGGCCGTCAACGCGCCGGTTCAGGGCACGGCCGCGGATCTCATGAAGAAGGCGATGATCCAGGTCGAGCGCCGGCTT
Proteins encoded in this region:
- the polA gene encoding DNA polymerase I, whose protein sequence is MAPRLYLIDASSYAYRAFFGVRGLTTSKGLPTNAAFGFTSMLWHVLRTEKPELVGLVFDAPGATFREEIYRDYKATRQATPEDLVRQQPYLRRIARAFNVETLEVSGVEADDVIGTLARRAAAAGHEVVLITGDKDFMQLVTKRAGDPGPGILLYDDFKQLRIGIDEVVERFGVPPERVVDVLALEGDSSDNIPGVRGIGPKTAAQLVREFGSVEGILANLDRVKPRVRALLEAEREQALLSKKLAAIRCDLDLPFDPARFARRDPDRAALIEIFTELEFHRFLRELEAEAPRRRAAPSEGYRLILTREELEALAASLRGVPRLSVDLETTSPDPMRARIVGISLCAREGEAAYVPVGHTYLGAPPQRALEEVLEALRPILQDPSVGKIGQNLKFDALVLRRHGVELAPIVFDTMVGAYLVNPDQGPFNLETLARRFLGHDKLLFEDLVGRGKGQLTFDQVPVERARDYSAEDADLAFRLTPILERKVREDGMGPLLEEIELPLIGVLVELERNGVRIDPAYFASLSREFEKRLFEISREAFRLAGEEFNLDSPRQLQRILFEKLKLARGRRTKTGFSTDVAVLEKLAAEHELPARILEYRALAKLKSTYIDALPGLVHPETGRIHTSYNQAVAATGRLSSSEPNLQNIPVRTAEGRLIRKGFVPEPGRKLVGADYSQIELRLLAHLSEDPRLSAAFHEGRDVHAATAEEIFGTSDPEARRRAKAINFGIIYGMSAFGLAQRLGIDARLAQEYIDRYFARYPGVRAWLDGTLAEAERQGYVRTLFGRRRYVPELRSRNRTIRGQAERVAVNAPVQGTAADLMKKAMIQVERRLRGTGAFLILQVHDELVLEAPAERAAEAGRLVREEMERVHPLRVPLRVDVAAGGTWAEMEEIR